The following are from one region of the Dreissena polymorpha isolate Duluth1 chromosome 2, UMN_Dpol_1.0, whole genome shotgun sequence genome:
- the LOC127869756 gene encoding uncharacterized protein LOC127869756, producing the protein MSEEMVVSLRAPIIDLAYERQKKTYTRELARQLERIPLLSGDHRCELSVQLLQQVRHLHEQSMVSECESIASLLQKPDERYQLRLELETESYNLNTVQTLANNHFMERFDASTSAETGKDNTSYARNVSSSDMNLPSPTQK; encoded by the exons ATGAGCGAGGAAATGGTCGTCAGTCTACGTGCACCGATTATCGATTTGGCTTATGAGCGACAGAAAAAGACTTACACACGTGAACTAGCTAGGCAATTGGAGAGGATTCCTTTACTCAGTGGCGATCATCGTTGCGAACTTTCCGTTCAGCTTTTACAACAGG TGAGGCATTTGCACGAGCAGTCCATGGTTTCTGAATGTGAAAGTATTGCGTCTCTCCTTCAAAAACCAGACGAGCGATATCAACTGCGACTAGAACTTGAAACAGAAAGCTATAACTTGAACACAG TTCAAACCTTAGCGAACAACCACTTTATGGAGCGTTTTGATGCGTCCACATCCGCAGAAACAG GAAAGGACAACACCTCGTACGCCAGGAATGTGTCATCAAGCGACATGAACCTCCCGTCACCTACACAGAAGTAA